GAAATTGACGAAACCAAAGAAGTTGAAGAAGCTGAAATCTTGCTATCATTTGGCAAGATGCCTGACCAAGCACCGTCAGTTCAGTTCATTTCTGATGAGGAAAGTTGGTCTGAAGACGAAGATGTTTATGACGATACGCTAGACGAATTTAATGAGTTCGAAAACTATGATGACTACTAAGAAACTCTTAGTAATTTATGGTCCTACGGCTGTTGGCAAGACTAGTCTAGCCATCCAATTAGCTTTACAGCACAATACCGAAATTATTTCGGCTGACTCAAGGCAATTCTTCAAAGAAATGAAAATAGGTACTGCGGTACCTGAACAAGAAGAATTAGATGCCGTAAATCATCATTTCATTCAACATAAAAGTATTCACGACAACTACAATGTAGGACTGTTCGAAAAAGAAGCTATATCTAAAATTGAACAACTTTTTAAACCTCATAACACTTTGATAATGGTAGGCGGTTCTGGATTGTATATTGATGCCGTTTGTAATGGCTTGGATACTTTTCCAGATATTGACGAAAATCTTAGAAAAGAGCTGAGACAAAAGTTTGAGGATTATGGTCTACAATGGCTACAAGATGAAGTAAAAAAAATCGACCCCATTTTTTATGCTAGTTCAGATGTGAATAACCATCAAAGACTACTTAGATGTTTGGAAGTATGTAAACAAAGTAGCCAAACATTCAGCAGTTTTAAGAACAAACAAAATAAGATACGACCATTTGAAGTTGAATACATTTCTATAAAAATGGATAGAGAAAAACTCTACCAAAGAATAAATGATAGAGTAGATTTAATGATGGAAAAAGGCTTGTTACAAGAAGTGGAAAGTTTGATTAAATTCCAAGATTTGAATGCACTAAAAACCGTGGGCTATTCCGAACTATTTCAATATTTAAATAATGACATCTCT
Above is a window of Flavobacteriales bacterium DNA encoding:
- the miaA gene encoding tRNA (adenosine(37)-N6)-dimethylallyltransferase MiaA, with translation MTTKKLLVIYGPTAVGKTSLAIQLALQHNTEIISADSRQFFKEMKIGTAVPEQEELDAVNHHFIQHKSIHDNYNVGLFEKEAISKIEQLFKPHNTLIMVGGSGLYIDAVCNGLDTFPDIDENLRKELRQKFEDYGLQWLQDEVKKIDPIFYASSDVNNHQRLLRCLEVCKQSSQTFSSFKNKQNKIRPFEVEYISIKMDREKLYQRINDRVDLMMEKGLLQEVESLIKFQDLNALKTVGYSELFQYLNNDISLDRAIELIKQNSRRYAKRQMTWLKRYPINWLENQ